The following are encoded in a window of Flavobacterium sp. WC2421 genomic DNA:
- a CDS encoding aminotransferase class I/II-fold pyridoxal phosphate-dependent enzyme translates to MVKDLFERIQNNKGPLGKWASQAEGYFVFPKLEGELGPRMQFGGKDILNWSLNDYLGLANHPEVRQADTDAAIQFGAAYPMGARMMSGHTKYHEQLEEELAAFVMKESAYLLNFGYQGMVSIIDALVTKNDIIVYDVDSHACIIDGVRLHMGKRFTYKHNDLESMEKNLQRATKMAETTGGGILFITEGVFGMRGQQGKLKEIVAMKQKYNFRLLVDDAHGFGTLGKTGAGAGEEQGVQDDIDVYFSTFAKSMANIGAFVAADKEIIDYLKYNLRSQMFAKSLPMIQTLGSLKRLELLRNHPELKDKLWENVNALQTGLRSRNFNIGDTNTCITPVYLEGSVPEAMVMVNDLRENYGIFLSIVIYPVIPKGIILLRMIPTASHTLSDIDETLVAFEAIREKLENGTYKEIASRTKVDLDA, encoded by the coding sequence ATGGTAAAGGATTTATTCGAAAGAATTCAAAACAATAAAGGGCCATTAGGAAAATGGGCTTCACAAGCAGAGGGATATTTTGTTTTTCCAAAACTAGAAGGAGAATTAGGGCCTAGAATGCAGTTTGGCGGAAAAGATATTTTGAATTGGAGTTTGAATGACTACTTAGGTTTAGCGAATCACCCTGAGGTGAGACAAGCGGATACAGATGCAGCAATTCAGTTTGGTGCAGCCTATCCTATGGGAGCGAGAATGATGAGTGGACATACGAAATACCATGAACAATTAGAGGAAGAATTGGCTGCTTTTGTAATGAAAGAATCAGCTTATTTATTGAATTTTGGTTACCAAGGAATGGTGTCTATTATTGATGCTTTGGTTACTAAAAATGATATCATTGTATATGATGTTGATTCACATGCTTGTATTATTGATGGTGTACGTTTGCATATGGGGAAACGTTTTACTTATAAGCACAATGACTTAGAAAGTATGGAAAAAAACCTGCAACGTGCTACTAAAATGGCTGAAACCACTGGTGGAGGTATTTTATTTATTACTGAAGGTGTTTTTGGAATGCGTGGACAACAAGGAAAATTGAAAGAGATTGTTGCTATGAAGCAAAAATACAATTTCCGTTTACTAGTTGATGATGCACATGGTTTTGGTACTCTTGGTAAAACAGGAGCTGGAGCAGGTGAGGAGCAAGGAGTTCAAGATGATATTGATGTTTATTTTTCAACTTTTGCAAAATCAATGGCGAACATTGGTGCTTTTGTAGCTGCGGATAAAGAAATTATTGATTATTTGAAATACAATTTGCGTTCTCAAATGTTTGCTAAATCGTTGCCAATGATCCAAACTCTGGGTTCATTGAAACGTTTAGAATTGTTGCGTAACCACCCAGAATTGAAAGATAAACTTTGGGAAAACGTAAATGCATTGCAAACGGGATTGCGTTCAAGAAATTTCAATATTGGTGATACAAATACCTGTATTACTCCAGTTTATCTTGAAGGAAGTGTACCTGAAGCTATGGTTATGGTAAATGATTTAAGAGAAAATTACGGTATTTTCTTATCAATTGTTATTTATCCGGTGATTCCAAAAGGGATTATCTTGTTAAGAATGATACCTACAGCATCTCATACATTATCAGATATTGATGAAACATTGGTAGCATTTGAAGCAATACGTGAAAAGTTAGAAAACGGTACTTACAAAGAAATTGCATCTAGAACTAAAGTAGATTTAGACGCTTAA
- a CDS encoding NYN domain-containing protein: protein MSQNPTELKLAVLIDADNVPYSNVKGMMEEITKYGTPTTKRIYADWTRPNAGGWKGVLLEHAITPIQQYSYTSGKNSSDSALIIDAMDLLYSGKLDGFCIVSSDSDFTRLAIRLRESGMKVIGIGEQKTPKPFISACDRFVFIEVLDGAIKKNTPKRVSNTETKKIIEKSTEKAAEKNTQKPLSKIDEPTIDLIEDSIDDIADDSGWAFLGDVGNLIVKKKPEFDPRNYGFPKLTPMLKSLTDILEIDERDSDKKGIKHVYVRLRFS, encoded by the coding sequence ATGTCACAAAATCCAACAGAATTAAAACTAGCTGTCCTTATTGACGCTGATAATGTTCCTTATAGTAATGTAAAAGGAATGATGGAAGAAATTACGAAGTACGGAACTCCAACAACCAAACGTATTTACGCCGACTGGACGCGTCCAAATGCTGGAGGATGGAAAGGGGTTTTATTAGAACATGCCATTACTCCTATTCAGCAATACAGCTATACCTCTGGAAAAAATTCTTCTGACTCTGCTTTGATAATTGACGCCATGGATTTATTGTACTCCGGCAAACTAGATGGTTTTTGTATTGTATCTAGTGATAGTGACTTTACACGTTTAGCCATACGCCTGCGTGAATCGGGTATGAAAGTAATAGGAATTGGAGAACAAAAAACACCAAAACCTTTTATCAGTGCCTGTGACCGATTTGTATTTATTGAAGTTTTGGATGGCGCAATCAAGAAAAACACTCCTAAAAGAGTTTCAAATACGGAAACGAAAAAAATAATTGAAAAAAGCACTGAAAAAGCAGCCGAGAAAAACACTCAAAAACCACTGAGTAAAATTGACGAACCTACAATTGATCTTATCGAAGACTCCATTGATGACATTGCTGATGATAGTGGCTGGGCTTTCCTTGGCGACGTAGGAAACCTCATTGTTAAGAAAAAACCTGAATTTGATCCTAGAAATTATGGTTTTCCAAAACTAACTCCCATGTTAAAATCCCTAACTGATATTCTAGAAATTGACGAAAGAGATTCTGACAAGAAAGGAATTAAACACGTATATGTACGCTTGCGTTTTAGTTAA
- a CDS encoding 7TM diverse intracellular signaling domain-containing protein, whose amino-acid sequence MRLYNNTTKSKSKIFFFLFFFFLTNSYSQYVFHSNDLPNVISLHKQASIINVGDKTLDIEYIISNYDSLHPQALKTKNEDLGFTNDNYWGKLQLQNDSDSVLNYYLETARPITDVVELFLIDESTGEILKQQSGDNIPFSMRSFDNRKSIFNIIIKPKAKIKMFLHLKSDGEVLKMPLMLYTSRSFIDMISNEQFLFGIFYGILTIAAIIYFFFFFALGEKTFLYYSLYVVFVGLLQFSLDGFFFKYITPNGGWFSNHAVLLLAIVAAFLSGKYSEVFLKIKDNSKSFYRLFNVSYATLGVLFLCTLFIPATLSFCYIAVNVLALIFLILIVCSVIYLYYKKKKVDSLFTIGIFFLILGFTVFILNNFGMVPNNFITQNSSKFGTGLEIIFLSLSMSNLIRNLKNEKNELNRLALVRSEEMNDLKSYFLSNISHELRTPLNAIMNLIDSVSSDVEDEKIKKNCQVIKYSSHSLLSSVNDILDFSKIEKNELRLESVPFNPLHTLERIKETAELKSKDKGLEFNFSKREGFPRLVKGDEMRFSQIVNNVISNAIKFTSEGFVNFDIESQIKPDDKVSLIISISDSGVGIKKEKMDSIFDSFSQNSIDNKRKFGGLGLGLYIVKTLVDMQGGTIVMNSYPGKGTTCKITIDFESVEQPKLDVVSAEPEVYDLEGKTILVVEDNSINQMVIKMITKKWLNTNVVYANNGQEGLDAFKTNTFDIVLMDLQMPVMDGYEATIAIRNGEIGSAYANIPIIAVTADVMEGTKLRVTEIGMNDYLTKPIKKETLYQAIKKLV is encoded by the coding sequence ATGAGATTGTATAATAATACCACAAAAAGTAAATCCAAAATATTCTTCTTTTTATTCTTCTTTTTTTTAACAAATTCTTATTCTCAATACGTATTTCATTCTAATGATTTACCTAATGTCATTTCGTTGCATAAACAGGCATCGATAATAAATGTAGGCGATAAGACTCTTGACATAGAATATATAATTTCAAACTATGATTCTTTACATCCTCAAGCATTAAAGACTAAAAATGAGGATTTAGGTTTTACAAATGATAATTACTGGGGGAAACTGCAGCTTCAAAACGATAGTGATTCTGTTTTGAATTATTACCTCGAAACGGCTCGCCCGATAACTGATGTGGTTGAATTGTTCCTTATAGACGAGTCAACGGGAGAGATTTTAAAGCAACAAAGTGGAGATAATATTCCTTTCTCAATGCGTTCTTTTGACAATCGGAAGTCGATTTTTAATATTATAATCAAACCAAAAGCGAAAATAAAAATGTTTTTGCATCTTAAAAGTGATGGTGAGGTATTAAAAATGCCTTTGATGTTATATACTTCTAGGAGTTTTATAGACATGATTTCAAATGAGCAGTTTCTATTTGGTATATTCTATGGAATATTAACAATTGCAGCAATAATTTACTTTTTCTTCTTTTTTGCATTGGGTGAAAAAACTTTTTTATATTATAGTTTATATGTAGTTTTTGTTGGTTTATTGCAGTTTTCTTTAGATGGTTTTTTCTTTAAATACATCACCCCAAATGGAGGATGGTTTTCAAATCATGCTGTTTTATTATTAGCTATTGTCGCTGCTTTTTTATCAGGTAAATACAGTGAAGTTTTCTTGAAAATAAAAGATAACAGTAAATCTTTTTATAGATTATTTAATGTTAGTTATGCTACGTTAGGGGTTTTGTTTCTTTGTACACTTTTTATTCCTGCCACTTTATCATTTTGTTATATAGCTGTAAATGTGCTGGCACTAATATTTTTGATTCTAATTGTTTGTTCCGTAATTTACCTTTATTATAAAAAAAAGAAGGTTGATTCTTTATTTACAATTGGTATATTCTTTTTAATTCTTGGGTTCACCGTTTTTATCCTGAATAACTTTGGAATGGTGCCTAATAATTTTATAACTCAAAACAGTTCGAAATTTGGAACTGGATTAGAAATAATTTTTCTTTCGCTTTCGATGTCTAATTTAATCAGAAATCTTAAAAACGAAAAAAATGAATTAAATCGCCTGGCTTTGGTTCGTTCAGAAGAAATGAATGATTTGAAATCTTATTTTTTATCGAATATAAGTCATGAATTAAGAACGCCCTTGAATGCCATAATGAATTTAATTGATTCAGTTTCAAGTGATGTGGAGGATGAAAAAATCAAAAAAAACTGTCAGGTTATAAAGTATTCTTCTCATAGTTTATTAAGCTCCGTAAATGATATTCTTGATTTTTCAAAAATTGAAAAGAACGAATTGAGATTAGAAAGTGTGCCTTTCAATCCTTTGCATACTTTGGAGCGAATTAAAGAAACTGCAGAGTTAAAATCAAAAGACAAGGGATTAGAGTTTAATTTTTCTAAAAGAGAGGGCTTTCCACGTTTAGTTAAGGGAGATGAAATGCGGTTTTCACAAATAGTAAATAACGTAATAAGTAATGCTATTAAGTTTACTTCCGAAGGCTTTGTAAATTTCGATATTGAATCTCAAATTAAACCAGATGATAAGGTGAGTTTGATTATTTCCATATCTGATTCCGGTGTTGGTATTAAAAAGGAAAAAATGGATAGTATTTTTGATTCATTCTCTCAAAATAGTATTGATAATAAAAGGAAATTTGGCGGTTTAGGATTGGGACTTTATATTGTAAAAACGTTGGTTGATATGCAAGGAGGAACTATTGTAATGAATAGTTACCCAGGTAAAGGAACCACTTGTAAAATTACGATTGATTTTGAAAGTGTGGAGCAACCAAAATTGGATGTAGTTTCGGCTGAACCTGAAGTGTATGATTTAGAGGGAAAAACAATTTTAGTGGTTGAAGACAATTCAATTAATCAAATGGTGATTAAGATGATTACTAAAAAATGGTTGAATACAAATGTTGTTTATGCGAATAATGGACAAGAGGGATTGGATGCTTTCAAAACCAATACTTTTGATATTGTTTTAATGGATCTGCAAATGCCTGTTATGGATGGTTATGAGGCAACAATTGCGATACGTAATGGTGAAATAGGTTCAGCGTATGCAAACATTCCTATCATAGCGGTAACAGCGGATGTTATGGAAGGCACCAAATTAAGAGTTACAGAAATAGGAATGAATGATTATTTAACAAAACCTATAAAAAAGGAAACGTTGTATCAGGCGATAAAAAAGCTAGTTTAA
- a CDS encoding FMN-binding glutamate synthase family protein — translation MRKKFFVFVTIAFLLSMLFYIYFNTSLVISIVLLSLLFIGFLNSLQHKHAILRNFPVLGYFRYLFEMIAPEIQQYFIERTTDGKPFSRNERSLAYERAKNIDATTPFGTQLDINQSSYEGIKHSIFPAKVNHELPRITVGGPDCKQPYSASLLNISAMSFGSLSENAIVALNKGAQKGDFYHNTGEGGLTEFHLQGGDVTWQIGTGYFGCRTNEGNFDAEKFTEKANNPFVKMIEIKLSQGAKPGHGGVLPAAKNTEQIAKIRGVQPHTTILSPPSHTAFNNPEGLIQFIAQLRQLSNGKPIGFKLCIGQTSEFELICQEMILQNCFPDFITVDGAEGGTGAAPLEFSDGVGMPFEPALIFVNKTLISLNIRDRIRVIGSGKIISGYSILRAIAMGADMCNSARGFMFSLGCIQALRCNNNTCPTGVATQDKMLMKGLVVTDKSERVYYFHKNTLHAANELLAAAGKSSYNEVDNSIFMRGDEFTKLSDLYFPDNLTNVSRF, via the coding sequence ATGAGAAAAAAATTTTTTGTTTTTGTAACTATCGCTTTCTTACTATCCATGCTATTCTATATCTATTTCAATACAAGTCTAGTAATATCAATCGTTTTATTATCACTCTTATTTATTGGGTTCCTTAATAGTTTACAACACAAGCATGCTATTTTACGAAACTTCCCTGTACTGGGATATTTTAGATATCTATTTGAAATGATAGCTCCCGAAATTCAGCAATATTTTATTGAAAGAACAACAGACGGCAAACCTTTTTCTAGAAATGAACGTTCCCTTGCCTATGAAAGAGCCAAAAATATTGATGCTACAACCCCTTTTGGGACGCAATTAGACATCAACCAATCTAGTTATGAAGGGATCAAACATTCTATATTTCCAGCAAAAGTTAATCATGAACTCCCAAGAATAACGGTTGGTGGCCCAGATTGCAAACAACCTTATTCCGCTTCTTTATTAAATATTTCAGCCATGAGTTTTGGCTCATTAAGCGAAAATGCCATTGTTGCACTTAATAAAGGTGCCCAAAAAGGGGATTTTTATCACAATACTGGTGAAGGTGGATTAACTGAATTCCATTTACAAGGTGGAGATGTTACTTGGCAAATAGGTACTGGATATTTTGGATGCAGAACTAATGAAGGAAATTTTGATGCAGAAAAATTTACAGAAAAAGCCAATAATCCTTTTGTAAAAATGATTGAAATAAAACTATCTCAAGGAGCAAAACCTGGACATGGCGGAGTTTTACCTGCCGCCAAAAACACAGAACAAATAGCCAAAATAAGAGGCGTACAGCCACATACCACCATACTTTCACCGCCTAGTCACACTGCTTTTAACAACCCTGAAGGCTTAATACAGTTTATAGCTCAATTACGTCAACTATCTAACGGAAAACCTATTGGTTTTAAACTATGCATTGGTCAAACTAGTGAGTTTGAATTAATTTGTCAAGAAATGATTTTACAAAATTGCTTTCCCGATTTCATAACCGTTGACGGTGCCGAAGGAGGAACTGGAGCAGCACCACTAGAATTTTCTGACGGTGTAGGAATGCCATTTGAACCCGCACTGATCTTTGTAAACAAAACATTAATCAGTTTAAACATCCGCGATAGAATACGGGTAATAGGAAGTGGCAAAATTATTTCAGGATATTCTATCCTTAGGGCTATTGCAATGGGCGCTGATATGTGCAATAGTGCCCGTGGGTTTATGTTTTCATTAGGCTGCATACAGGCCTTGCGTTGCAACAACAATACTTGCCCTACAGGGGTAGCTACCCAAGATAAAATGCTAATGAAAGGATTAGTTGTAACTGACAAATCTGAAAGAGTGTACTACTTCCATAAAAACACTTTACATGCGGCTAATGAACTTTTAGCGGCAGCTGGTAAATCCAGTTATAATGAAGTTGATAACTCAATTTTTATGCGTGGAGATGAATTTACGAAACTATCTGATCTCTATTTTCCAGATAACTTAACGAATGTCTCTCGTTTTTAA
- a CDS encoding non-canonical purine NTP diphosphatase — protein MQLVFASNNKNKIKEIQQLLPATIQLLSLEDIGCHEEIPETADTIEGNAILKANYVTQKYGYDCFADDTGLEVEALHGAPGVYSARYAGEQKDSNDNMNKLLTDLSGKSNRNAQFKTVITLNKDGKQQLFTGIATGKITEEKWGDKGFGYDPIFKPEGYQETFAQLSSEIKNKISHRGKATQQLIAFLINKE, from the coding sequence ATGCAACTTGTTTTCGCTTCCAATAACAAAAATAAAATAAAGGAAATACAACAATTACTACCAGCTACAATACAATTGTTAAGTTTGGAAGACATTGGTTGCCATGAAGAAATTCCTGAGACTGCAGATACTATTGAGGGAAATGCAATTTTAAAAGCAAACTATGTCACTCAAAAATATGGTTATGATTGTTTTGCTGATGATACAGGACTTGAAGTAGAAGCCTTACATGGTGCTCCAGGAGTGTATTCAGCCAGATATGCAGGTGAACAAAAAGATTCAAACGACAATATGAATAAACTGTTGACTGATTTATCAGGGAAATCGAATAGAAATGCACAATTCAAAACGGTGATTACTTTAAATAAAGATGGAAAACAACAACTATTTACAGGAATTGCTACAGGGAAAATTACTGAAGAAAAATGGGGTGACAAAGGATTTGGCTATGATCCCATTTTCAAACCAGAAGGGTATCAGGAAACTTTTGCTCAACTATCATCAGAAATAAAAAACAAAATCAGTCATAGAGGAAAAGCAACACAACAATTAATTGCCTTTTTAATAAACAAAGAATAA
- a CDS encoding DEAD/DEAH box helicase, with amino-acid sequence MNKFEQLGLSESLLKAILDLGFENPTEVQEKAIPLLLEKDTDMVALAQTGTGKTAAFGFPVIQKIDANNRNTQALILSPTRELCLQITNEIKNYSKYEKGINVVAVYGGASITEQARDIKRGAQIIVATPGRMQDMINRGLVNISQINFCILDEADEMLNMGFYEDIVNILSTTPDEKNTWLFSATMPAEVARIGKQFMKDPIEITVGAKNSGSATVSHEFYLVNARDRYEALKRLADANPDIFSVVFCRTKRDTQAVAEKLVEDGYSAAALHGDLSQAQRDGVMKSFRGRQIQMLVATDVAARGIDVDNITHVVNYQLPDEIETYNHRSGRTGRAGKLGTSIVIVTKSELRKISSIERIIKQKFEEKTIPSGIEICEIQLLHLANKIKDVEVDHEIDNYLPAINNVLEDLTKEELIKKMVSVEFNRFINYYKKTRDISNQASGSERRDRDDRDGAPRENNNGGATRYFVNIGSRDNFDWMSLKDYLKETLDLGRDDVFKVDVKEGFSFFNTDPEHTDKVMEVLNNVQLEGRRINVEISKNDGGGRRDHNGRSSGGSFGGGRSSAPRREGNFAPRREGSGGFRSDRNSAPREGGFRSDRNSAPREGGFGGRSSAPRGEGSSDRAPRRSESFGDSPRPRRPRRD; translated from the coding sequence ATGAATAAATTTGAACAATTAGGATTGAGTGAATCGTTACTGAAGGCGATTTTAGATCTAGGATTTGAGAATCCGACCGAAGTACAGGAGAAAGCGATTCCCCTATTATTGGAAAAAGACACAGATATGGTTGCGTTGGCTCAGACAGGGACAGGGAAAACGGCAGCATTTGGATTTCCAGTTATTCAGAAAATTGATGCCAACAATAGAAATACACAAGCATTGATTTTATCTCCAACACGCGAATTGTGTTTGCAGATTACCAACGAAATTAAAAACTACTCTAAATACGAAAAAGGTATTAATGTGGTAGCAGTTTACGGTGGAGCTAGCATTACGGAACAAGCGAGAGACATTAAGAGAGGAGCACAAATTATTGTAGCTACTCCAGGAAGAATGCAAGATATGATTAATAGAGGTTTGGTAAACATTTCTCAAATTAATTTTTGTATTCTAGACGAAGCGGATGAAATGTTGAACATGGGATTCTACGAAGACATCGTAAACATCTTATCAACTACTCCAGACGAAAAAAACACATGGTTGTTCTCTGCAACAATGCCTGCTGAAGTAGCACGTATTGGAAAACAATTCATGAAAGACCCTATCGAAATTACTGTAGGAGCTAAAAATTCAGGTTCTGCAACAGTTTCTCATGAGTTTTACCTTGTAAATGCTCGTGACCGTTACGAAGCTTTGAAACGTTTAGCCGATGCTAATCCAGACATTTTCTCAGTAGTTTTCTGTCGTACTAAACGTGACACACAAGCTGTAGCTGAAAAATTAGTTGAAGATGGATACAGCGCTGCTGCATTGCACGGAGATTTATCTCAAGCGCAACGTGATGGTGTTATGAAATCTTTTAGAGGAAGACAAATCCAAATGCTTGTAGCTACTGATGTTGCAGCACGTGGAATTGACGTTGATAACATTACTCACGTAGTGAACTACCAACTTCCTGACGAAATAGAAACTTATAATCACCGTTCAGGTCGTACTGGTCGTGCTGGTAAACTAGGTACTTCTATTGTTATTGTAACTAAAAGTGAATTGCGTAAGATTTCTTCTATCGAAAGAATCATCAAGCAAAAATTCGAAGAAAAAACAATCCCATCTGGAATTGAAATCTGTGAAATCCAATTATTACACTTAGCGAATAAAATTAAAGATGTAGAAGTTGATCACGAAATTGACAACTACCTTCCTGCAATAAACAATGTTCTTGAAGACTTAACGAAAGAAGAGTTAATCAAGAAAATGGTTTCTGTTGAGTTCAATCGTTTTATCAACTATTACAAGAAAACTAGAGATATTTCTAATCAAGCTTCAGGTTCTGAAAGACGTGATCGTGATGATAGAGATGGTGCTCCAAGAGAAAATAATAATGGTGGTGCAACAAGATATTTTGTGAACATCGGTTCTAGAGATAACTTTGATTGGATGTCATTAAAAGACTACTTGAAAGAAACTCTTGACTTAGGTCGTGATGATGTTTTCAAAGTAGATGTAAAAGAAGGATTCTCTTTCTTTAACACGGATCCAGAACATACTGATAAAGTAATGGAAGTATTGAACAACGTACAATTAGAAGGACGTCGTATCAATGTTGAAATTTCTAAAAATGACGGTGGCGGAAGACGTGACCATAATGGAAGAAGTTCAGGTGGAAGTTTTGGTGGAGGAAGAAGTTCTGCTCCAAGAAGAGAAGGTAATTTTGCTCCAAGACGTGAAGGTTCAGGAGGTTTTAGAAGCGATAGAAATTCAGCTCCAAGAGAAGGTGGTTTCAGAAGCGACAGAAACTCTGCTCCAAGAGAAGGTGGATTTGGTGGAAGAAGTTCAGCTCCAAGAGGAGAAGGATCTTCTGACAGAGCACCTAGACGTTCTGAAAGTTTCGGTGATTCACCTAGACCAAGAAGACCAAGAAGAGACTAA
- a CDS encoding carboxypeptidase-like regulatory domain-containing protein → MKYFVVFFFILLSITSSAQVITPSQKVSGYIYNDNTKSPLINVNIININKVRGARTDSQGYFEIDVQPSDTLHLSLLGFQSLRVKVTNDWIKNKVAKIYLTEKAIALEEVVIRPFNLTGYLEVDSKTIPTNENFRYSISGLTHGYEAGEYSPNAFGRVLGSIFNPADMLYNFFGNNPKELKKLKEMKKDDTVRNLLESKFDRETIAVLLGVEKKEIAEILQRCNYSEAFIQTANDLQIMDAISGCYEEYKILKKK, encoded by the coding sequence ATGAAATATTTTGTAGTTTTCTTTTTTATATTACTTTCCATAACTAGCTCAGCTCAAGTTATCACTCCATCTCAAAAAGTATCTGGTTATATCTATAATGATAATACCAAAAGTCCATTGATTAATGTCAACATAATCAATATCAACAAAGTAAGAGGAGCTCGTACTGATTCTCAAGGATATTTTGAAATTGATGTGCAACCAAGCGACACTCTACATCTTTCTCTTTTAGGATTTCAATCATTGAGAGTTAAAGTAACCAATGACTGGATCAAAAACAAAGTAGCAAAAATCTACCTTACTGAAAAAGCAATTGCACTTGAAGAAGTAGTTATCCGACCATTTAACTTAACTGGTTATCTTGAAGTCGACTCAAAAACAATCCCAACAAACGAAAACTTCCGTTATAGCATTTCTGGATTAACTCATGGTTATGAAGCAGGGGAATATTCACCAAATGCTTTTGGAAGAGTTCTTGGCTCCATTTTCAATCCAGCTGACATGCTTTATAATTTCTTTGGAAACAACCCCAAAGAACTTAAAAAACTTAAGGAAATGAAAAAAGATGATACCGTACGTAATTTATTGGAATCTAAATTTGACAGAGAAACTATTGCTGTACTCCTTGGTGTTGAAAAAAAAGAAATAGCCGAAATTTTGCAACGTTGCAACTATTCCGAAGCCTTTATACAAACAGCAAATGACTTACAAATCATGGACGCTATAAGTGGTTGCTATGAAGAGTATAAAATATTAAAGAAGAAATAA
- a CDS encoding DHCW motif cupin fold protein: MSNIPFQTINWDTIEKTEHKGENGTSFWQTLQLGGLRIRKVSYSKGYLADHWCQKGHIVHCLKGSFISELESGNQVSLSEGGTYVVSDDLSSHRSTSIYGVELLIIDGDFLK, translated from the coding sequence ATGTCAAATATACCTTTTCAAACTATTAATTGGGATACCATAGAGAAAACAGAACACAAAGGAGAAAACGGAACTTCGTTTTGGCAAACTTTACAATTAGGAGGGTTACGAATTCGAAAAGTGAGCTATTCTAAAGGGTATCTAGCAGATCATTGGTGTCAAAAAGGGCATATTGTACATTGCTTAAAAGGAAGCTTTATAAGCGAACTGGAATCTGGAAATCAAGTTTCATTATCCGAAGGTGGAACTTATGTTGTCTCAGATGATTTAAGTTCTCATCGTTCTACTTCAATTTATGGAGTTGAATTATTAATCATTGACGGCGATTTTCTAAAATAA